A portion of the Sebastes fasciatus isolate fSebFas1 chromosome 2, fSebFas1.pri, whole genome shotgun sequence genome contains these proteins:
- the lamp1a gene encoding lysosome-associated membrane glycoprotein 1a, producing the protein MKLSHTMAVLIIAWLAVLGCVQAVTLEVNEGNSTCIKAELSASFSITYNTSSATRTVQFSLPDSTMVDADTSSCGTNGSSPSLVAVFGSGHALGLSFSTNGSLYSVDNLTLQYNLSDTSIFPEANSSAVVTVVSASVGIWAPINTTYRCVSPSTFAVGGATATFSDIRLEAYMPGNDLSPTESVCMADQASTTAPPTTASAATTTAPAPPPPAPTPPGIPERGTYSVNNSNGTVCLLAQMGLQLNVSYFSVSQNKTVQELVNLTPNLTSSSGSCEASSASLVLTQERSTTLSFTFTLNSTSNKYHLSGITLLANWSDATAPFSASNTSLDYLRSTLGRSYMCNAQQTLTVVPTFSLNTFRLQVQPFEVTTNQFATAEECQMDQDQMLIPIIVGAALAGLVLIVLIAYLIGRKRSHAGYQTI; encoded by the exons ATGAAACTCTCTCACACTATGGCCGTCCTCATCATCGCCTGGTTGGCGGTGTTAG GTTGCGTTCAGGCTGTTACTCTTGAGGTGAACGAGGGGAACTCCACCTGCATTAAGGCTGAGCTCTCTGCATCGTTCTCCATCACATACAACACCTCCAGCGCCACA AGAACAGTGCAGTTCTCTCTGCCTGACTCCACCATGGTCGATGCAGACACAAGCTCATGTGGAACAAACGGCAGCTCACCGTCGCTGGTGGCGGTGTTTGGATCCGGCCACGCGCTGGGGCTGAGCTTTTCAACCAATGGGAGCCTGTACAGTGTTGATAACCTGACGCTGCAGTACAACCTCAGCGACACTTCCATCTTCCCGGAGGCTAACAGCTCAG CTGTGGTCACTGTGGTGTCAGCTTCGGTTGGGATCTGGGCGCCGATCAACACCACCTACCGCTGCGTGAGCCCCTCTACTTTTGCAGTTGGCGGAGCAACTGCCACTTTCTCTGATATAAGGCTGGAGGCGTACATGCCAGGAAATGACCTGAGTCCAACAG AAAGCGTATGTATGGCAGATCAGGCCAGCACTACAGCTCCACCTACCACTGCCAGTGCTGCAACAACCACAGCTCCAGCACCACCCCCTCCAGCACCAACTCCTCCAGGAATACCTGAGCGAGGCACCTACTCTGTAAACAATAGCAACGGCACTGTGTGTCTCCTGGCCCAAATGGGACTGCAGCTCAACGTCTCCTATTTCTCTGTATCTCAGAATAAG ACTGTCCAAGAATTAGTCAACCTGACTCCCAATCTGACTAGTTCATCAGGATCATGTGAAGCCAGCAGTGCTTCCTTGGTTTTGACACAGGAGCGAAGCACCACTCTCAGCTTCACCTTCACTCTG AACTCCACGAGCAACAAGTACCACCTGAGTGGGATAACTCTGCTTGCTAATTGGTCTGATGCCACTG CTCCCTTCTCAGCCAGTAACACCAGTCTGGACTACCTGCGGAGTACTCTGGGCCGCTCCTACATGTGCAACGCACAGCAAACTCTGACTGTGGTGCCAACCTTCTCTCTCAACACATTCAGACTGCAGGTCCAACCCTTTGAAGTCACTACCAACCAGTTTGCTACAG CGGAGGAGTGTCAGATGGACCAAGACCAGATGCTCATCCCCATCATTGTTGGAGCAGCTCTTGCCGGCCTGGTGCTGATCGTCCTCATTGCATATCTAATAGGCAGGAAGAGGAGCCATGCTGGATACCAGACCATCTGA